The following are encoded in a window of Fretibacter rubidus genomic DNA:
- a CDS encoding MmgE/PrpD family protein has protein sequence MSLTQDIAQMLRRAITDYDRARAAILFLDWTACAVAGASEPAGLKMTKAFKGDCGDCTRIGSTTASVQMAAFHNGALGNILEMDDVDKRAVLHAAPTVIPAALAMAEHVGASANDFLDAIVHGYDVTIRIGRAVGACHYAFWHNTATCGPFGAAAAASHLLDESNLVSALGLAGTQAAGLWQTRHEADSMAKQIHAAHAAQVGVQSAILSAQGFQGPRMILEGEQGFFKAMCPGADPRDVLADYSHHDESTWLIHQTSIKPYPACRHAHAAIDAALLARKAGINADDGIIVETYTDALKFCDRPNPQTTIEAKFSLQHSVAVTLLKGEPSLDDFNPKNTNEAVKALRDKIEVKTSKTFDVAYPNHYGAAVIIDGQTFEATDAYGDPENPMSLDAVKEKAKRLMHYSSMDESRAEALIEASLNVDLEAYKALIP, from the coding sequence GTGAGTTTAACCCAAGACATAGCGCAGATGTTACGTCGAGCAATAACGGACTACGACCGCGCACGTGCGGCAATATTGTTTTTAGATTGGACAGCTTGCGCTGTGGCGGGCGCGTCCGAACCAGCAGGGCTGAAAATGACCAAAGCCTTCAAGGGTGACTGTGGCGATTGCACACGCATTGGCAGCACAACGGCGTCCGTTCAAATGGCGGCTTTTCATAACGGTGCTCTCGGTAACATTTTGGAAATGGATGATGTTGATAAACGCGCTGTGTTGCATGCCGCGCCTACGGTTATCCCGGCTGCACTGGCGATGGCCGAGCATGTCGGCGCGAGCGCAAATGACTTTCTTGACGCTATTGTCCATGGTTATGACGTTACCATTCGCATTGGCCGTGCCGTAGGGGCGTGTCATTACGCATTTTGGCATAATACAGCAACATGCGGGCCGTTCGGTGCAGCGGCAGCGGCCAGTCACTTGCTTGACGAGAGTAATTTAGTATCAGCCCTGGGCTTGGCAGGGACGCAGGCTGCTGGCCTATGGCAAACACGGCATGAAGCGGACAGTATGGCCAAGCAAATCCACGCCGCCCACGCCGCCCAAGTCGGGGTGCAGTCGGCTATATTATCCGCGCAAGGCTTTCAGGGGCCGCGTATGATTTTAGAGGGCGAACAAGGATTTTTCAAAGCCATGTGTCCTGGCGCGGATCCGCGAGACGTCTTGGCAGATTATAGCCATCATGATGAAAGCACTTGGCTTATCCATCAAACCAGTATCAAGCCCTACCCAGCGTGCCGCCACGCCCATGCGGCGATTGATGCGGCGTTATTGGCGCGCAAAGCGGGTATAAATGCTGATGATGGTATTATTGTCGAGACTTACACCGATGCACTGAAATTTTGCGATAGACCAAACCCGCAAACGACGATTGAAGCAAAATTCTCACTTCAACACAGCGTCGCCGTTACACTGCTTAAAGGTGAACCCAGCCTCGATGATTTCAATCCTAAAAATACAAATGAGGCAGTAAAGGCGTTGCGCGATAAGATTGAGGTTAAAACGTCCAAGACATTCGACGTGGCCTATCCAAACCATTACGGGGCTGCGGTTATTATTGACGGGCAGACGTTTGAGGCCACAGATGCCTATGGCGATCCAGAAAACCCCATGAGTCTTGATGCGGTTAAGGAAAAAGCGAAGCGATTAATGCATTATTCTTCTATGGACGAATCTCGGGCTGAGGCGCTGATAGAGGCTTCACTAAACGTAGACTTAGAGGCTTATAAGGCTTTGATACCATGA
- a CDS encoding carboxymuconolactone decarboxylase family protein produces MARLSPVADDNIPAAAKPLLDFGQNLMGFTPNDALIMARNPALLKASADMVGALYGGGTVEPGLKRLIGYITSSAAGCKYCQVHTADGAHKAGVDDAKIKAAWDYETSDLFTDRERAALRVAQGGGVTPSAVTDAEFADLKTYFSDDEIVEIVGVIAMFGFLNRWNSVMGTELENNPLAYAASINLETR; encoded by the coding sequence ATGGCGCGCCTGTCTCCTGTTGCGGACGACAATATCCCAGCAGCAGCCAAACCACTTCTGGATTTTGGCCAAAACCTGATGGGGTTCACGCCTAATGATGCCCTGATTATGGCGCGCAATCCGGCGCTTTTGAAGGCATCTGCAGACATGGTTGGCGCGCTTTATGGCGGCGGAACCGTGGAGCCGGGGCTAAAACGCCTTATCGGTTACATCACCTCATCGGCGGCGGGGTGCAAATATTGCCAAGTCCACACAGCCGACGGCGCGCATAAGGCAGGCGTTGATGATGCGAAGATCAAAGCGGCGTGGGATTACGAAACATCAGATTTATTTACAGACCGCGAACGAGCAGCCCTGAGGGTTGCGCAGGGCGGAGGCGTGACCCCGTCAGCCGTTACGGACGCTGAATTTGCAGACCTAAAGACCTATTTTTCTGATGATGAAATTGTTGAGATTGTCGGCGTGATTGCGATGTTCGGATTTTTGAACCGCTGGAATTCTGTTATGGGCACAGAGCTTGAAAATAATCCGCTGGCCTACGCGGCGTCGATTAATTTGGAGACGCGGTGA
- a CDS encoding MmgE/PrpD family protein, producing the protein MSDISRKFAQYALSQSVFSDSAYDSAKTFILDSLGVGIAGSRAPFSAAVWTVAKNWGQGEGAHVWGRGVKTPTATAAYMNGFQIHSMEYDCVHEPAVVHPMATIFAAVSAEAERQNGVTGFQLMEAVIVAVDIAVELGVVVRSPLKFFRPATAGLFGATLGIARLRGFDVPTALSAMGCALAQCAGVMQAHVEGKPTLPVQIAGAARAAVVACDLAEAGLHGPEHSLDGPYGYFAMFEDEVDINSAADLIGKIHRITEVSWKPFPTGRAAQGGIVLLQNLMKQGVTPESLDSLVLSAPPIIPRLVNRPAGVDMTANYARLCFPYLGAITLLRGTVGLDDFTKDDLGNSDIHALASKIQVETNHIADPAEFVPQSMTAKLSNGEERIAMIAKLFGSPADPLSQSQHIDKFKNCVAFGLSDVKAKQVADRLIALIDNLEGSEDCSEVFTLASGK; encoded by the coding sequence ATGAGCGATATTTCTAGGAAGTTTGCGCAATATGCGCTGAGCCAATCCGTATTTTCAGACAGCGCCTATGATAGTGCCAAGACATTTATTCTTGATAGTCTAGGTGTCGGGATCGCTGGTTCAAGAGCACCGTTCTCAGCTGCAGTGTGGACAGTAGCGAAAAATTGGGGGCAGGGCGAAGGCGCTCATGTTTGGGGTCGCGGAGTCAAAACCCCAACCGCAACAGCAGCTTATATGAACGGATTTCAAATTCACTCTATGGAATATGATTGCGTGCATGAACCCGCCGTTGTTCATCCCATGGCTACGATATTTGCTGCGGTTTCTGCGGAAGCTGAACGTCAAAACGGCGTCACAGGGTTTCAGTTGATGGAAGCCGTCATTGTCGCTGTCGATATCGCCGTAGAACTTGGTGTGGTAGTGCGCTCCCCGCTTAAGTTCTTTCGCCCAGCCACGGCGGGATTATTTGGGGCAACATTGGGTATCGCAAGGCTGCGCGGATTTGATGTTCCAACGGCACTCTCTGCTATGGGATGTGCACTCGCCCAGTGCGCAGGTGTGATGCAAGCCCATGTCGAGGGAAAACCAACGCTACCCGTGCAAATCGCTGGGGCTGCGCGTGCAGCTGTCGTGGCCTGTGATTTGGCAGAAGCGGGCCTGCACGGGCCAGAGCATAGTCTTGACGGGCCATATGGATATTTTGCCATGTTTGAAGATGAGGTTGATATAAATTCGGCGGCGGATTTGATTGGTAAAATCCACCGCATTACCGAAGTCAGCTGGAAGCCTTTTCCTACAGGACGCGCCGCACAAGGCGGGATCGTTCTTTTACAAAATTTGATGAAACAAGGTGTTACGCCCGAAAGTCTGGACAGTTTAGTGCTGTCCGCGCCGCCGATTATTCCGCGCCTTGTGAACCGCCCTGCTGGTGTTGATATGACGGCCAATTATGCGCGTCTTTGCTTCCCTTATTTAGGTGCCATCACCTTGCTGCGCGGGACCGTGGGGTTGGATGATTTTACAAAGGACGATTTGGGCAATTCGGATATTCACGCCTTAGCGTCAAAGATACAAGTTGAGACAAATCATATTGCCGACCCAGCCGAATTTGTGCCCCAAAGTATGACCGCAAAGCTCTCTAATGGGGAGGAACGCATAGCTATGATTGCTAAATTGTTTGGCTCACCCGCTGACCCATTATCGCAATCGCAACATATCGATAAATTTAAAAATTGTGTTGCCTTTGGTTTGAGTGATGTCAAAGCCAAACAGGTCGCTGACAGGCTCATTGCACTTATCGATAATTTAGAGGGTTCAGAAGACTGCAGCGAGGTATTTACGCTGGCTTCGGGCAAATAA
- a CDS encoding alpha/beta fold hydrolase has translation MVGRRTVLAGATLGGLAACALKGQTNVNALPDKRQTFVLVHGTWHGGWVWKYVRNILEDAGHRVFTPTLTGCGERVHLSSPDVGLDTHIKDIINVIEFEDLTDVFLVGHSFTGVAITGVADRLKDRIKHICFFDALVPFGDRMSGAPRKPDGSLADYFVKRQSSFIDGYKMDLFADYPLKMLLPEDHSKADWVRSKITTHPAKTWMDVLTLKNGGWSDVPRSFIHCVGQKFAMSSEKMVGPARQPGWQFIELDIYRDGMVTHPELVAKTFLKLAEA, from the coding sequence ATGGTCGGCCGGCGCACAGTTCTGGCGGGCGCAACGCTGGGCGGACTAGCCGCTTGTGCGCTAAAAGGGCAAACCAACGTCAACGCCTTGCCTGATAAACGCCAAACATTCGTACTGGTTCACGGAACGTGGCACGGCGGCTGGGTCTGGAAATATGTGCGGAATATATTGGAGGACGCAGGCCACCGCGTTTTTACACCGACACTGACGGGTTGCGGCGAACGCGTGCATTTGTCATCGCCAGATGTGGGGCTAGACACACATATCAAAGACATCATTAATGTCATAGAGTTTGAAGACTTAACGGACGTGTTTCTTGTTGGTCACAGCTTTACGGGCGTTGCGATTACAGGCGTTGCCGACCGCCTGAAAGACCGCATAAAGCACATTTGTTTTTTTGATGCACTTGTGCCTTTTGGCGATCGTATGAGCGGCGCGCCGCGTAAGCCCGATGGAAGCTTGGCTGATTATTTTGTCAAACGTCAGTCCAGTTTTATTGACGGCTATAAAATGGATTTATTTGCAGATTATCCGCTTAAGATGCTGTTACCCGAAGATCACTCAAAAGCCGATTGGGTGCGATCAAAAATTACCACCCACCCTGCTAAAACATGGATGGATGTCCTGACGTTAAAAAATGGTGGATGGTCCGATGTGCCGCGCAGTTTTATTCATTGTGTTGGCCAAAAATTTGCGATGAGTAGCGAAAAAATGGTCGGACCTGCACGCCAGCCGGGATGGCAATTTATTGAGCTCGATATCTATCGTGACGGCATGGTGACACACCCAGAGCTTGTCGCAAAAACATTTTTGAAACTCGCGGAAGCATGA
- a CDS encoding CoA transferase subunit B, producing MSDKTTGWTRDEMAARAAKELEDGFYVNLGIGIPTLVANHIPEGMDVTLQSENGMLGMGPFPVAGEENPDLINAGKQTITTLPKSSFFDSATSFAMIRGGHIDLSILGAMEVAENGDIANWMIPGKMVKGMGGAMDLVAGVKRCIALFDHTNKRGESKFLKSCTLPLTGKNCIDMVITDLGVFARDGEQRRFRLVEMATGVSVEEIKAKTDADVIYE from the coding sequence ATGTCAGATAAAACAACAGGTTGGACACGTGACGAAATGGCGGCACGCGCGGCAAAAGAGTTAGAGGACGGTTTTTACGTCAACCTTGGCATTGGCATTCCAACGTTAGTGGCGAACCATATTCCTGAAGGGATGGATGTCACGCTGCAATCGGAAAACGGTATGCTGGGCATGGGACCTTTTCCCGTGGCAGGCGAAGAGAATCCTGACCTGATTAATGCCGGCAAGCAAACCATTACAACCCTTCCTAAATCTAGTTTCTTTGACAGTGCAACTAGCTTTGCCATGATACGCGGCGGGCATATTGATCTGTCTATTTTGGGGGCTATGGAAGTCGCGGAAAATGGTGACATCGCCAATTGGATGATACCCGGTAAAATGGTCAAAGGTATGGGCGGCGCCATGGATTTGGTCGCAGGCGTTAAACGCTGTATCGCGCTGTTTGATCACACAAATAAGCGCGGCGAGAGCAAGTTTTTGAAAAGCTGTACGCTTCCCCTTACAGGAAAAAATTGCATCGACATGGTCATTACCGACCTCGGCGTTTTCGCTAGAGATGGTGAGCAGAGACGCTTTAGATTGGTCGAGATGGCCACAGGCGTCAGCGTGGAGGAGATCAAAGCCAAGACTGACGCTGATGTAATTTATGAATAA
- a CDS encoding phenylacetate--CoA ligase family protein — MSNAQAPTYFDWVKPDDIRADHPIGNDFVQFAKNISRDELFAHQNRLFKRMLKRAWMTPFYQKLWGEQGIETGDIKGLEDLHKLPIYDKSDIMASIERKPPFGDFSALETYGDNQPPVKFHTTSGTTGKPQVLIFGPKSREVQNLLLARLYTLQGIGKGDIVHSVYGHGPINGGHYVREAVTHWTQAIFVSAGTGVETRSVKQVEMMRDFGATAIVGFADYIKKLAKIAREAGIEPGVDIPVRTISGHMGREDKASVSEMWGGAECYDWYGVGDTGAIAGEGPDQDGLYVMEDAQYLEICDIDTGKAVPDGQTGDMVCTCLYKDDVYPIIRFNTHDVSAVRTGKSSLDLNFTRIEGFLGRSDNMVKLRGINIFPQAIGPLMEEIDAFGGEFYCKVDRDAAGRDEMTVVAECKAPTDDILVPKFEALLKEKLGLGMAVKLVPMGSTSDTTQVDVRQKPIRLVDTRFK; from the coding sequence ATGTCAAACGCACAGGCGCCTACATATTTTGATTGGGTCAAGCCCGATGATATTCGTGCGGATCACCCCATTGGCAACGACTTTGTGCAGTTCGCTAAAAACATAAGCCGAGACGAATTATTTGCGCATCAAAACCGCCTGTTCAAACGCATGTTAAAGCGGGCCTGGATGACACCGTTTTATCAAAAATTATGGGGCGAGCAAGGCATTGAGACTGGAGATATCAAAGGGTTAGAGGACCTACATAAACTCCCTATTTATGACAAATCAGACATTATGGCCTCGATAGAGCGAAAGCCGCCTTTTGGAGATTTCTCTGCCCTTGAAACCTATGGCGACAATCAGCCGCCGGTAAAATTTCACACAACATCTGGCACAACCGGTAAACCGCAGGTGCTGATATTTGGGCCGAAATCACGAGAAGTGCAGAACTTACTCCTTGCGCGACTTTATACGCTACAAGGTATTGGAAAAGGCGATATTGTTCATTCTGTTTATGGGCATGGCCCTATTAACGGCGGTCACTATGTTCGCGAAGCCGTAACGCATTGGACGCAAGCCATATTTGTGTCTGCTGGAACAGGTGTAGAGACCCGGTCTGTCAAGCAAGTCGAAATGATGCGTGATTTCGGTGCTACGGCCATCGTGGGCTTCGCTGATTATATTAAAAAGCTAGCAAAAATAGCACGTGAAGCCGGTATTGAGCCGGGCGTTGATATTCCTGTTCGCACCATTTCGGGCCACATGGGTCGTGAAGACAAAGCCTCTGTCTCTGAGATGTGGGGCGGGGCGGAATGTTACGACTGGTATGGTGTTGGCGATACGGGGGCAATCGCGGGTGAGGGGCCTGACCAAGACGGCTTATACGTCATGGAAGACGCGCAATATCTAGAAATTTGCGATATAGACACGGGTAAAGCCGTTCCAGATGGTCAAACGGGGGATATGGTTTGCACGTGTCTATACAAAGATGACGTCTATCCCATCATCAGGTTTAATACCCATGACGTCTCCGCTGTAAGAACAGGAAAATCCAGTCTTGATCTGAATTTTACACGCATCGAAGGGTTTTTAGGGCGTTCTGATAATATGGTGAAACTCCGCGGTATCAATATTTTCCCGCAAGCCATTGGCCCCCTTATGGAAGAAATCGATGCTTTTGGCGGTGAGTTTTACTGCAAAGTTGATCGTGATGCTGCTGGGCGTGATGAGATGACTGTAGTCGCTGAGTGTAAAGCGCCAACAGATGATATTTTGGTGCCAAAGTTTGAGGCCTTGTTGAAAGAAAAATTAGGTCTAGGTATGGCGGTAAAGTTAGTGCCAATGGGTTCCACCAGTGATACAACGCAGGTTGATGTGCGGCAAAAGCCCATACGTTTGGTTGATACACGGTTTAAATAA
- a CDS encoding NAD-dependent succinate-semialdehyde dehydrogenase has product MAIQTRNPATGEILKTFEPHSDAEVDLRIAKSVVAHNELRLWSLEKRATHMRKVAQILRDEAEVLGEVATLEMGKTLTAAIAEVNKCALGTEYYADTAAEHLADDIVKTDAQKSYRKYLPLGPVLAVMPWNYPIWQVMRFAAPALMAGNTGLLKHASNVPQCALYIEDIFTRAGFPDGAFQTLLIGGARVERILRDDRIMAATLTGSEPAGASVAAICGSEIKPTVLELGGSDAFMVMPSADIDKAVSVGTKARTQNNGQSCIAAKRFIVHADIYDDFKARLKSSFEALVVGDPMDATTDIGPLVNAQSRDEVVGKVERALKDGAIRVCGADAMDGPGYFFTPGIIENIPETSSIYREEIFAPVALLFKARDIDHALEIANDSPFGLGGAIFTHDKSEQDVAIRDLQAGATFVNAMTSSNPHLPFGGIKRSGYGRELAAEGIRAFCNVKTVYIA; this is encoded by the coding sequence ATGGCTATCCAGACACGTAATCCGGCAACGGGTGAGATATTAAAAACTTTCGAGCCGCATAGCGATGCCGAGGTTGATTTGCGTATCGCTAAGTCTGTGGTTGCGCATAATGAATTGCGCCTTTGGAGCCTAGAGAAACGCGCGACACACATGCGCAAGGTCGCCCAAATCCTACGCGATGAAGCGGAGGTCTTGGGCGAAGTTGCTACGTTAGAAATGGGCAAGACGCTTACCGCCGCAATTGCCGAAGTGAACAAATGTGCGCTCGGTACAGAATATTATGCAGATACGGCAGCTGAGCATTTAGCTGACGATATTGTCAAAACTGACGCGCAGAAATCATATCGCAAATATCTCCCACTAGGGCCTGTTCTGGCAGTCATGCCGTGGAATTATCCGATATGGCAGGTCATGCGCTTTGCTGCACCCGCGCTTATGGCGGGAAATACTGGACTATTAAAACATGCATCAAATGTGCCGCAATGCGCGCTTTATATTGAAGATATTTTTACGAGAGCTGGGTTTCCCGACGGTGCGTTCCAGACCCTTTTGATCGGCGGCGCAAGGGTCGAGCGCATATTGCGTGATGACCGCATAATGGCAGCGACACTGACGGGATCAGAACCCGCAGGGGCGTCTGTGGCCGCAATATGCGGGAGTGAAATTAAGCCGACAGTGTTGGAGCTTGGCGGATCAGATGCCTTTATGGTAATGCCGTCAGCTGACATTGATAAGGCCGTAAGTGTGGGCACAAAGGCCCGTACACAGAATAATGGACAAAGCTGCATTGCGGCTAAGCGCTTTATTGTTCACGCCGATATCTATGATGATTTTAAAGCCCGTTTAAAATCAAGTTTTGAAGCCTTGGTTGTCGGTGACCCTATGGACGCGACAACTGATATTGGCCCGCTTGTCAACGCGCAAAGTCGTGACGAGGTTGTTGGGAAGGTCGAGCGTGCCTTAAAAGACGGCGCCATTCGAGTTTGCGGGGCAGACGCAATGGATGGGCCAGGTTATTTCTTCACACCCGGTATCATTGAAAATATACCCGAGACGTCTTCTATCTACCGAGAAGAAATATTTGCGCCTGTGGCTCTGTTGTTCAAAGCGCGTGATATTGACCACGCTCTAGAGATTGCCAATGACAGTCCGTTTGGGCTGGGCGGGGCCATATTTACACATGACAAATCAGAACAAGATGTCGCTATTCGGGATTTACAAGCGGGCGCAACTTTTGTGAACGCTATGACATCATCAAATCCGCATTTGCCATTTGGCGGGATTAAACGATCAGGATATGGCCGAGAACTCGCTGCAGAAGGCATTCGGGCTTTTTGTAACGTCAAAACAGTCTATATTGCTTAG
- a CDS encoding multidrug effflux MFS transporter yields MTARSTTLIQSRWGFIIFMSVMCSLSPFAMSFLVPAFPNMAVQFGKPVADIQFLISVFLIGLGVSQPIHGIVSDRIGRRPVLIFGFSIFVLASIASVITTSWNALVLCRFLQAVGVSAGTVISRAIVNDVQPREEAAISLSYISIAMGVGPIIAPIFGSILDDTFGWRSIFAACAITGIIIWLMAVMRLPETKPADTEPRDLITDYKHLLSNTQFIGYTLMFGFGQGVFFAYLPFAPDYFENVLGLGTSIFVTSWIALSLAFMAGSLLGTRLTRRIGMDGAILGASLWLIGAMAIMATTYLVWGDNVVAVTASIMLAMVGTGLICPLALAGSISTNAKLGATAAGLSSSLGLILGGLFSVFAGKLYDQTLWPYLALAAFAIVGNLLAVGLTRRGRII; encoded by the coding sequence ATGACAGCTCGCTCTACGACACTGATACAAAGCCGCTGGGGTTTCATCATTTTCATGTCGGTGATGTGTTCATTATCACCCTTTGCTATGTCATTTCTTGTGCCCGCTTTTCCGAATATGGCGGTTCAATTCGGCAAGCCTGTAGCGGACATTCAGTTTCTAATTTCTGTGTTTTTGATAGGCCTTGGTGTTTCTCAGCCTATTCACGGTATTGTATCGGACCGTATAGGACGCCGCCCAGTTCTTATTTTTGGTTTTAGCATCTTTGTGCTCGCCAGTATTGCAAGCGTGATAACAACATCATGGAACGCCTTGGTCCTTTGCCGTTTCTTGCAGGCCGTTGGTGTTAGCGCAGGAACAGTCATTAGCCGCGCAATCGTCAATGATGTTCAGCCCCGTGAAGAGGCCGCAATTAGCTTGTCTTATATTTCAATCGCCATGGGCGTAGGGCCGATTATAGCGCCTATATTTGGCAGCATTTTAGATGACACCTTCGGCTGGCGGAGTATATTTGCCGCTTGCGCTATCACAGGGATTATTATCTGGCTGATGGCCGTCATGCGCCTTCCCGAAACAAAGCCAGCTGATACAGAGCCGCGCGATCTGATAACAGATTACAAGCACCTCCTTAGTAACACGCAATTTATCGGTTACACGCTGATGTTCGGTTTTGGGCAAGGTGTGTTTTTTGCTTATTTACCGTTTGCACCCGATTATTTTGAAAATGTGCTCGGTCTTGGCACCTCTATTTTTGTGACCTCATGGATTGCATTGTCTTTGGCGTTTATGGCTGGCTCCCTGCTTGGTACACGGCTTACGCGTCGGATTGGTATGGACGGCGCAATTTTAGGGGCGTCATTATGGCTAATTGGCGCTATGGCTATCATGGCTACAACTTATCTGGTTTGGGGTGATAACGTGGTTGCTGTCACCGCTTCGATAATGCTTGCAATGGTTGGAACGGGCCTGATTTGCCCGTTGGCCCTCGCAGGATCAATTAGTACAAATGCAAAATTAGGCGCAACAGCAGCCGGATTATCCAGTTCGTTGGGTCTTATTTTGGGGGGTCTGTTTTCTGTGTTTGCGGGCAAATTATATGACCAAACGCTTTGGCCTTACCTAGCCTTGGCGGCTTTTGCCATTGTAGGAAATCTGCTAGCGGTAGGATTAACACGGCGCGGGAGAATAATATGA
- a CDS encoding CoA transferase subunit A: protein MSKVYKNAADALDGLTFDGMTVMSGGFGLCGIAENLIAALRDSGAKDLTVVSNNAGVDGFGLGQLLETRQIKKMISSYVGENKEFERQYLSGELELEFNPQGTLAERIRAGGAGVPGFYTKTGVGTLIADGKEHKDFPNDEGKPETYIMETGLRADLSIMKAWKGDAEGNLIFNATARNFNPLMATAGKFTVVEVDEIVPTGSLDPNFIHTPGVFVQRIIQAETEKRIENLTVREG from the coding sequence ATGAGCAAGGTTTATAAGAACGCGGCAGATGCCTTGGATGGTCTTACCTTTGACGGCATGACTGTCATGTCAGGCGGGTTTGGTCTTTGCGGCATTGCGGAGAACCTTATTGCGGCGCTACGCGATAGCGGTGCCAAAGACCTAACGGTTGTGTCAAACAATGCGGGTGTCGACGGCTTCGGTTTGGGGCAATTATTAGAAACCCGACAAATCAAAAAAATGATTAGCTCCTATGTTGGTGAGAACAAAGAATTTGAACGCCAATATTTGTCAGGAGAACTGGAGCTTGAATTTAATCCGCAGGGCACATTAGCAGAGCGCATCCGAGCAGGCGGCGCAGGCGTTCCAGGCTTTTACACGAAAACAGGGGTCGGCACGCTGATTGCTGACGGCAAAGAGCACAAAGACTTTCCCAACGATGAGGGAAAGCCCGAGACCTATATCATGGAGACAGGTTTGCGGGCTGACCTTTCTATTATGAAAGCGTGGAAAGGCGACGCCGAAGGTAATCTGATTTTCAATGCGACGGCGCGAAATTTTAACCCGCTTATGGCAACGGCGGGCAAGTTTACGGTTGTTGAAGTTGATGAAATTGTCCCCACGGGCAGTCTTGACCCCAACTTTATCCATACGCCAGGTGTATTTGTGCAGCGCATTATCCAAGCGGAAACGGAAAAACGGATTGAAAATTTAACCGTGCGGGAGGGCTAA
- a CDS encoding amidase, whose product MNKKQSLEDLTLSQLREAFLAKTLTPSDFLEFCLDCIDRLNPKINAVLEIYADTARAAAAASTERYAAGRARSAIDGMPMGVKANIAVRGYVCHAGIKAYEDRIAKYDADIVHQLRRAGAIIIGSLNMEEGALGAQTDNPWFGKCYNPVKDGYTPGGSSGGSAAAVAAGMMPASLGTDTMGSVRIPSSYCGIVGFKPTPGTYSTKGVIPLSTTLDTVGTHTKTVKDAVMIYGAVTGFKGKIDTRAPRNMSPFDISQSDVSPDVSTAFVAALETINIPTTVPVLKGYDYSKQRRAGLIISEYEGAKYHAHKNFETSDGFSEQFKSMLAFGAKQSPQKITEAKEKLSNATHMADDFFNDASCLIAPTAPQTAFEFGQDVPVNQADFTAFANFAKLPALSLPIGNDTHGLPIGLQVMAKSGRDRALLGMALALEAKF is encoded by the coding sequence ATGAATAAAAAACAATCGCTTGAGGACCTAACTTTAAGTCAATTGCGAGAGGCGTTTCTCGCCAAAACTTTAACCCCTAGCGACTTCCTAGAGTTTTGCCTTGATTGTATTGACCGCCTCAATCCTAAAATAAACGCCGTTCTCGAGATCTACGCAGACACAGCTCGTGCGGCCGCGGCGGCATCAACAGAGCGTTATGCGGCAGGACGTGCCCGTTCTGCGATTGACGGCATGCCAATGGGTGTGAAAGCTAATATCGCGGTTCGGGGTTACGTCTGTCATGCGGGCATAAAAGCTTATGAAGACCGTATCGCGAAATATGACGCAGATATTGTGCACCAATTACGGCGCGCAGGCGCAATTATCATTGGGTCGCTGAATATGGAGGAGGGCGCATTAGGGGCGCAAACTGACAATCCATGGTTTGGTAAATGCTATAATCCCGTCAAAGACGGCTATACCCCCGGTGGGTCAAGCGGGGGGTCAGCTGCGGCCGTTGCAGCGGGAATGATGCCAGCCTCGCTTGGCACTGATACAATGGGCAGTGTGCGTATTCCGTCGTCCTATTGTGGTATTGTCGGGTTTAAACCCACGCCTGGAACCTATTCGACGAAAGGGGTAATTCCGCTGTCTACGACACTCGATACCGTCGGCACACATACGAAGACAGTGAAAGATGCCGTCATGATTTACGGGGCTGTTACTGGATTTAAGGGCAAGATTGACACTCGCGCACCGCGTAATATGTCGCCTTTTGACATCAGCCAATCGGACGTATCGCCAGATGTCTCGACGGCATTTGTCGCTGCTTTGGAGACGATAAATATCCCGACGACCGTGCCAGTATTAAAGGGTTATGATTATTCCAAGCAGCGCCGTGCAGGACTTATCATAAGTGAGTATGAGGGCGCGAAATACCACGCGCATAAAAATTTTGAAACATCTGACGGCTTTAGCGAACAGTTTAAATCTATGCTGGCGTTTGGGGCAAAACAAAGCCCCCAGAAAATAACAGAGGCAAAAGAAAAGCTATCAAATGCAACCCATATGGCTGATGATTTTTTTAATGATGCGTCTTGTCTTATCGCGCCAACAGCCCCCCAAACGGCATTTGAATTTGGGCAAGACGTTCCCGTCAATCAGGCTGATTTTACGGCTTTTGCTAATTTCGCAAAACTTCCTGCGCTAAGCTTACCGATTGGCAACGACACTCACGGACTTCCGATTGGTTTGCAAGTCATGGCCAAATCTGGGCGCGACCGGGCATTATTGGGCATGGCTTTGGCCTTAGAGGCAAAATTTTAG